A single Xylanimonas cellulosilytica DSM 15894 DNA region contains:
- a CDS encoding NUDIX hydrolase family protein, whose protein sequence is MTASAELPPPDDWEPPTPNPSGWLTPEDLASVRAQLPLLYVDAIPVRVDDSGDVVAVGLLLRVGSRGLTRSLVSGRVLFHERVRDALLRHLEKDLGPVALPRVPASPQPFTVAEYFPTPGITAFHDPRQHAVSLAYVVPVSGDCRPQQDALDIAWLTPEEACADTVQAEFVGGQGALVRQAMAWVGRLT, encoded by the coding sequence GTGACCGCCTCCGCCGAGCTTCCCCCTCCTGACGACTGGGAGCCGCCCACCCCGAACCCGTCGGGCTGGCTCACACCAGAGGACCTCGCGTCGGTCCGGGCACAGCTCCCGCTGCTGTACGTCGACGCCATCCCCGTGCGGGTCGACGACTCGGGCGACGTCGTCGCCGTCGGGCTCCTGCTGCGGGTCGGTTCGCGCGGACTGACGCGCTCCCTGGTCTCGGGCCGCGTGCTGTTCCACGAGCGGGTGCGTGACGCCCTGCTGCGCCACCTCGAGAAGGATCTCGGACCGGTGGCGCTCCCCCGCGTGCCGGCGTCGCCGCAGCCGTTCACGGTCGCCGAGTACTTCCCCACGCCCGGCATCACGGCGTTCCACGACCCGCGCCAGCACGCCGTGTCCCTCGCCTACGTGGTCCCGGTCAGCGGTGACTGCCGCCCGCAGCAGGACGCCCTCGACATCGCGTGGCTCACCCCGGAGGAGGCTTGCGCGGACACTGTCCAGGCGGAGTTCGTGGGCGGCCAGGGCGCACTGGTGCGGCAGGCGATGGCCTGGGTGGGCCGGCTGACCTGA
- a CDS encoding ABC transporter ATP-binding protein — MGAESTEGLTEEEKLEIELGEAARLASESWDGVAPGKAKNFKESFGRMLGLLAPYKVALVVVTLMGAASVVLSVWAPRVLGRATDVIFSGLFSRSFPQGMTQDQAVEAVRAGGQNRIADMIAAMDHFVPGEGIDFDLLRTFMVTVLVIYVFAALLGWAQGFITNIIMVKAMWRLREDVEAKINRLPLSYFDRVQRGELISRVTNDIDNITQTMQQSLSGAITAVLTLVGVLAMMFSLSWQLALVTLATLPLMGVLFGIIGPKSQKAFSLQWRKVGRLNARVEESFSGHALVKTFGRRKDFEARFAAENHELYEQSFKAQFLANIMWPAMSFIGNVSFIAIAVIGGLFVAGGTMTLGAIQAFIQYSQMFSQPLQQLGGMVAVVQSGTASAERVFQLLDVDEQEADAADAPAPVEGDGVIEFEHVRFSYSPDKPLIEDLSFTVRPGQTVAIVGHTGAGKTTLVNLLMRFYDPQGGRILVDGQDIGDLTRHDARARTGMVLQDTWLFAGTIRENIRYGRQDATDEEILAAAQATYVDRFVHSLPHGYDTVLEEDAANLSAGERQLITIARAFVSQPSILILDEATSSVDTRTEKLLQHAMASLRSGRTSFVIAHRLSTIRDADLILVMAHGAIVEQGTHAELLAADGAYAELYQSQFTGAFDEDVDEGVVVQQA, encoded by the coding sequence ATGGGCGCGGAGTCCACCGAGGGCCTGACCGAGGAGGAGAAGCTCGAGATCGAGCTGGGTGAGGCCGCACGCCTCGCCTCCGAGTCCTGGGACGGCGTCGCACCGGGCAAGGCGAAGAACTTCAAGGAGTCCTTCGGCCGGATGCTCGGCCTGCTGGCCCCCTACAAGGTGGCCCTCGTCGTCGTCACCCTCATGGGCGCCGCCTCGGTGGTGCTGTCGGTATGGGCGCCGCGCGTGCTCGGCCGGGCCACCGACGTCATCTTCTCGGGCCTGTTCTCGCGCAGCTTCCCCCAGGGCATGACGCAGGACCAGGCCGTCGAGGCGGTGCGCGCCGGGGGCCAGAACCGCATCGCGGACATGATCGCGGCGATGGACCACTTCGTCCCGGGCGAGGGCATCGACTTCGACCTGCTGCGCACCTTCATGGTGACCGTGCTGGTCATCTACGTGTTCGCCGCGCTGCTCGGCTGGGCGCAGGGCTTCATCACGAACATCATCATGGTCAAGGCCATGTGGCGTCTGCGTGAGGACGTCGAGGCGAAGATCAACCGCCTGCCCCTGTCCTACTTCGACCGGGTGCAGCGCGGCGAGCTGATCTCTCGCGTCACCAACGACATCGACAACATCACGCAGACGATGCAGCAGTCGCTGTCGGGGGCCATCACCGCGGTGCTCACCCTGGTCGGTGTGCTCGCGATGATGTTCTCGCTGTCGTGGCAGCTCGCGCTGGTCACGCTCGCCACCCTGCCCCTCATGGGCGTGCTGTTCGGCATCATCGGCCCCAAGTCGCAGAAGGCGTTCAGCCTGCAGTGGCGCAAGGTCGGGCGCCTCAACGCGCGCGTCGAGGAGTCGTTCTCGGGCCACGCGCTGGTCAAGACCTTCGGCCGCCGCAAGGACTTCGAGGCCCGGTTCGCCGCCGAGAACCACGAACTGTACGAGCAGTCGTTCAAGGCGCAGTTCCTGGCCAACATCATGTGGCCGGCGATGTCGTTCATCGGCAACGTCTCGTTCATCGCCATCGCCGTCATCGGTGGCCTGTTCGTGGCCGGCGGCACCATGACCCTCGGCGCCATCCAGGCGTTCATCCAGTACTCGCAGATGTTCTCCCAGCCGCTGCAGCAGCTCGGTGGCATGGTCGCCGTCGTCCAGTCGGGCACCGCCTCGGCCGAGCGCGTCTTCCAGCTGCTCGACGTCGACGAGCAGGAGGCCGACGCTGCCGACGCACCGGCCCCGGTCGAGGGGGACGGCGTCATCGAGTTCGAGCACGTCAGGTTCTCGTACTCCCCGGACAAGCCGCTCATCGAGGACCTGTCGTTCACCGTCCGCCCCGGGCAGACGGTCGCGATCGTGGGGCACACGGGCGCCGGCAAGACGACGCTGGTCAACCTGCTCATGCGGTTCTACGACCCGCAGGGCGGCCGCATCCTGGTCGACGGCCAGGACATCGGCGACCTCACCCGGCACGACGCCCGCGCCCGCACCGGCATGGTGCTCCAGGACACCTGGCTGTTCGCCGGGACCATCCGGGAGAACATCCGCTACGGCCGCCAGGACGCCACGGACGAGGAGATCCTCGCCGCGGCCCAGGCCACCTACGTGGACCGGTTCGTGCACTCGCTGCCGCACGGGTACGACACCGTGCTGGAGGAGGACGCCGCCAACCTGTCGGCCGGGGAGCGGCAGCTCATCACGATCGCCCGCGCGTTCGTGTCGCAGCCGTCGATCCTCATCCTCGACGAGGCGACGTCGTCCGTGGACACCCGCACCGAGAAGCTGCTCCAGCACGCCATGGCGTCGCTGCGCAGCGGGCGGACGTCGTTCGTCATCGCGCACCGTCTCTCCACGATCCGCGACGCCGACCTCATCCTGGTGATGGCGCACGGCGCGATCGTCGAGCAGGGCACCCACGCCGAGCTGCTCGCGGCCGACGGGGCGTACGCCGAGCTGTACCAGTCGCAGTTCACCGGTGCGTTCGACGAGGACGTGGACGAGGGCGTGGTGGTCCAGCAGGCGTGA
- the trxA gene encoding thioredoxin, whose protein sequence is MATVELTDDTFRETVEGNDIVLVDFWATWCPPCRQFGPVFEKSSETNPDVVHGKIDTDAQQRIAAAAGITSIPTLMAFREGVLVFSQPGALPAPALQQVVDAVKALDMNEVREAIEAEAAGSN, encoded by the coding sequence ATGGCCACCGTCGAGCTCACCGACGACACCTTCCGCGAGACCGTCGAGGGCAACGACATCGTGCTCGTCGACTTCTGGGCCACCTGGTGCCCGCCGTGCCGCCAGTTCGGCCCCGTCTTCGAGAAGTCCTCCGAGACCAACCCCGACGTCGTCCACGGCAAGATCGACACCGACGCCCAGCAGCGCATCGCAGCGGCCGCCGGCATCACGTCGATCCCCACGCTCATGGCGTTCCGCGAGGGCGTCCTCGTGTTCTCCCAGCCCGGCGCGCTGCCGGCCCCGGCGCTCCAGCAGGTCGTCGACGCCGTCAAGGCGCTGGACATGAACGAGGTCCGCGAGGCCATCGAGGCCGAGGCCGCGGGAAGCAACTGA
- a CDS encoding ABC transporter ATP-binding protein — protein sequence MLRQILWRYLRPYRWLLVGILVFQFAAAIGMLYLPHLNARIIDEGVAQGDTGYIWRTGAIMLAVSFGQILAAVIATWFAARASMALGRDLRDAVYSRVSGFSEREVSEFGAGSLITRNTNDVQQVQMIAMMGSTMLVSAPLLAIGGIIMALRQDVQLSWILAVSVPLLLIFAAFIIGRMVPLFREYQLRLDTLNRVMREQLTGIRVVRAFVRESIEEARYRAANTDMLVVGRKVGSLFVVMFPGAMFILNVTILGVLWFGAVEVDAQRVQVGTLLAFMQYVGQILGGVLMATFMTIMIPRAAVSADRIGQVLAVESSLHEPEVPVARLTTPGTIEFDDVTFAYPGAETPILGGVSFTVEPGQTVAVVGSTGAGKTTLLNLVARLIDTTQGAVRVGGVDVRDLSLETLWGGLGLVPQRPFLFAGTVGSNVRLGNEDATDEEVWKALEIAQGKEFVAEMEGGLDARIAQGGTNVSGGQRQRLAIARAVLRRPDVLLLDDSFSALDVATDARLRQALWRELPGVTKLVVAQRVTTVTDADAILVLDDGRLVGAGTHEELLATNTTYREIAESQITVSATTGEAGA from the coding sequence TTGCTTCGTCAGATCCTGTGGCGCTACCTGCGCCCGTACCGATGGCTCCTCGTCGGCATCCTGGTCTTCCAGTTCGCCGCCGCAATCGGGATGCTCTACCTGCCGCACCTCAACGCCCGGATCATCGACGAGGGCGTGGCCCAGGGTGACACCGGCTACATCTGGCGCACGGGCGCGATCATGCTCGCCGTGTCGTTCGGCCAGATCCTCGCGGCCGTGATCGCCACCTGGTTCGCCGCCCGGGCCTCGATGGCCCTGGGACGTGACCTGCGCGACGCCGTCTACTCGCGCGTCTCCGGCTTCTCGGAGCGGGAGGTCTCCGAGTTCGGCGCGGGGTCGCTCATCACCCGCAACACGAACGACGTCCAGCAGGTCCAGATGATCGCGATGATGGGCTCCACGATGCTCGTCTCGGCGCCCCTGCTGGCCATCGGCGGCATCATCATGGCGCTGCGCCAGGACGTGCAGCTCTCCTGGATCCTCGCGGTCTCCGTGCCGCTGCTGCTGATCTTCGCGGCCTTCATCATCGGCCGGATGGTGCCCCTGTTCCGCGAGTACCAGCTCCGGCTCGACACCCTCAACCGGGTCATGCGCGAGCAGCTCACCGGCATCCGCGTGGTGCGCGCGTTCGTGCGGGAGTCCATCGAGGAGGCGCGCTACCGCGCCGCCAACACCGACATGCTCGTGGTGGGCCGCAAGGTCGGCTCGCTGTTCGTGGTGATGTTCCCCGGCGCGATGTTCATCCTCAACGTGACCATCCTCGGCGTGCTGTGGTTCGGCGCGGTCGAGGTGGACGCGCAGCGTGTCCAGGTGGGCACCCTGCTGGCGTTCATGCAGTACGTGGGCCAGATCCTCGGTGGCGTGCTCATGGCCACGTTCATGACGATCATGATCCCGCGCGCGGCCGTCTCGGCCGACCGCATCGGGCAGGTCCTGGCCGTGGAGTCGTCCCTGCACGAGCCCGAGGTCCCCGTCGCACGGCTCACGACGCCGGGAACCATCGAGTTCGACGACGTCACGTTCGCCTATCCGGGCGCCGAGACTCCGATCCTCGGCGGCGTCTCGTTCACGGTCGAGCCCGGGCAGACGGTCGCCGTCGTCGGCTCCACCGGTGCGGGCAAGACGACGCTGCTCAACCTGGTCGCCCGCCTGATCGACACCACGCAGGGCGCCGTGCGCGTCGGCGGCGTCGACGTGCGTGACCTGAGCCTGGAGACGCTGTGGGGCGGGCTCGGCCTGGTGCCGCAGCGCCCGTTCCTGTTCGCCGGGACGGTCGGCTCGAACGTGCGCCTCGGCAACGAGGACGCCACGGACGAGGAGGTGTGGAAGGCCCTCGAGATCGCCCAGGGCAAGGAGTTCGTCGCCGAGATGGAGGGCGGCCTGGACGCGCGCATCGCGCAGGGCGGCACCAACGTCTCCGGCGGGCAGCGGCAGCGGCTCGCCATCGCGCGCGCCGTGCTGCGCCGCCCGGACGTCCTGCTCCTGGACGACTCGTTCTCGGCGCTCGACGTCGCCACGGACGCCCGGCTGCGTCAGGCGTTGTGGCGCGAGCTGCCCGGGGTGACCAAGCTCGTCGTCGCGCAGCGCGTCACCACGGTGACCGACGCCGACGCCATCCTGGTGCTCGACGACGGCCGCCTGGTCGGTGCGGGCACGCACGAGGAGCTGCTGGCCACCAACACGACCTACCGCGAGATCGCGGAGTCCCAGATCACCGTGTCCGCGACCACCGGGGAGGCGGGCGCATGA
- a CDS encoding peroxiredoxin, which translates to MPRLAVGDVAPELALPAVGTADGSARFSLAEAVAEPGRRGVVVYFYPAAMTPGCTTEACDFRDSLASLQGAGYAVVGVSPDDVDKLARFAERDALTFPLVSDADHAVADAFGAWGVRKLYGKDVTGIIRSTVVVGPDGRVAVAQYNVKATGHVARLRKALGID; encoded by the coding sequence GTGCCCCGTCTCGCCGTCGGTGACGTCGCCCCCGAGCTCGCCCTCCCCGCTGTCGGCACAGCGGATGGCTCTGCACGCTTCTCCCTCGCAGAAGCCGTCGCCGAGCCCGGGCGCCGCGGCGTCGTCGTCTACTTCTACCCAGCCGCGATGACGCCGGGCTGCACCACCGAGGCGTGCGACTTCCGCGACTCGCTCGCATCGCTGCAGGGTGCCGGCTACGCCGTCGTCGGCGTCTCGCCCGACGACGTCGACAAGCTCGCGCGGTTCGCCGAGCGCGACGCGCTCACGTTCCCCCTGGTGTCCGACGCCGACCACGCCGTCGCGGACGCCTTCGGCGCGTGGGGCGTGCGCAAGCTCTACGGCAAGGACGTCACGGGGATCATCCGCTCGACCGTCGTCGTCGGCCCCGACGGCCGCGTCGCCGTGGCCCAGTACAACGTCAAGGCGACGGGCCACGTGGCCCGCCTGCGCAAGGCCCTCGGGATCGACTGA
- a CDS encoding solute symporter family protein — translation MITAPLHNAVSTAVAGTDVGNPIVNISIFGAFVVVTLFIVIRASRNNKTAADFYAGGRSFTGGQNGTAIAGDYLSAASFLGIAGAIAVNGYDGFLYSIGFLVAWLVALLLVAELLRNTGKFTMADVLSFRLKQRPVRMAAALATLLVVFFYLLAQMAGAGGLVALLLGVDTAVGKNLVIAIVGALMIVYVLVGGMKGTTWVQIIKAVLLIVGAAVMTVWVLAKFGFSLSGLLDAAVAAGGENGAALLEPGKQYGATALSKLSFVSLALALVLGTAGLPHVLMRFYTVPTAKDARKSVVWAIWLIGIFYLFTLVLGYGAGALVGPDAIKAAPGGVNSAAPLLAFALGGEVLLGIIAAVAFATILAVVAGLTITAAASFSHDIYANVIKKGAVNPDGEVRVARWTVVVIGAVAIVGGIFAQNQNIAFLVALAFAVAASANLPTILFSLFWKRFNTSGALWSIYGGLISCIVLIALSPVVSGSETAMFPNADFDVFPLTNPGLVSIPLGFLLGIVGTLVSKEPPHPEKFAEMEVRSLTGAGAERATVRH, via the coding sequence GTGATCACCGCCCCACTGCACAACGCCGTGTCGACGGCGGTGGCCGGGACCGACGTCGGCAACCCGATCGTCAACATCTCGATCTTCGGCGCGTTCGTCGTGGTGACGCTGTTCATCGTCATCCGGGCCTCGCGCAACAACAAGACCGCCGCCGACTTCTACGCCGGCGGCCGCTCGTTCACGGGCGGGCAGAACGGCACCGCCATCGCCGGCGACTACCTGTCCGCGGCGTCGTTCCTCGGCATCGCCGGCGCCATCGCCGTCAACGGGTACGACGGGTTCCTGTACTCCATCGGGTTCCTCGTCGCCTGGCTGGTCGCGCTCCTGCTGGTCGCCGAGCTGCTGCGCAACACCGGCAAGTTCACGATGGCGGACGTCCTGTCGTTCCGCCTCAAGCAGCGGCCGGTGCGCATGGCCGCGGCCCTCGCGACGCTGCTCGTGGTGTTCTTCTACCTGCTCGCCCAGATGGCCGGCGCGGGCGGCCTGGTCGCCCTGCTGCTCGGCGTGGACACCGCGGTGGGCAAGAACCTCGTGATCGCGATCGTGGGCGCGCTGATGATCGTCTACGTGCTCGTGGGCGGCATGAAGGGCACCACCTGGGTGCAGATCATCAAGGCCGTGCTGCTCATCGTCGGCGCCGCCGTCATGACGGTGTGGGTGCTGGCCAAGTTCGGGTTCTCGCTGTCCGGTCTGCTCGACGCGGCCGTGGCCGCCGGGGGCGAGAACGGTGCGGCGCTGCTCGAACCGGGCAAGCAGTACGGCGCGACCGCGCTGTCGAAGCTCAGCTTCGTCTCGCTCGCCCTGGCCCTCGTGCTGGGCACCGCCGGCCTGCCGCACGTGCTCATGCGGTTCTACACCGTCCCGACGGCCAAGGATGCCCGCAAGTCGGTCGTCTGGGCCATCTGGCTGATCGGCATCTTCTACCTGTTCACGCTCGTGCTCGGCTACGGCGCGGGCGCCCTCGTAGGCCCGGACGCGATCAAGGCGGCGCCCGGCGGCGTGAACTCGGCGGCACCGCTGCTCGCGTTCGCGCTGGGTGGCGAGGTGCTGCTGGGCATCATCGCGGCGGTCGCGTTCGCGACGATCCTCGCGGTGGTCGCAGGGCTGACGATCACGGCGGCGGCGTCGTTCTCCCACGACATCTACGCCAACGTGATCAAGAAGGGTGCGGTCAACCCCGACGGCGAGGTCAGGGTCGCCCGCTGGACGGTCGTCGTCATCGGCGCGGTCGCCATCGTGGGCGGCATCTTCGCCCAGAACCAGAACATCGCGTTCCTCGTCGCCCTGGCGTTCGCGGTCGCGGCGTCGGCCAACCTGCCGACGATCCTCTTCTCGCTGTTCTGGAAGCGGTTCAACACCTCCGGCGCGCTGTGGAGCATCTACGGCGGCCTGATCTCGTGCATCGTCCTCATCGCGCTCTCGCCCGTCGTCTCCGGGTCGGAGACCGCGATGTTCCCGAACGCCGACTTCGACGTGTTCCCGCTGACCAACCCCGGCCTGGTCTCGATCCCGCTCGGGTTCCTGCTCGGCATCGTCGGCACCCTGGTCTCCAAGGAGCCGCCGCACCCGGAGAAGTTCGCCGAGATGGAGGTCCGGTCCCTCACCGGCGCCGGTGCCGAGCGCGCCACCGTCCGGCACTGA
- a CDS encoding DUF485 domain-containing protein: MADIAELPGETAYQRVERSEEFQALRSRFRRFVFPMTALFLVWYFAYVLLASYAHDFMSTRIGDSSITVGLLFGLGQFVTTFVITMLYARWANNSLDPEADALRERVEGGDL, encoded by the coding sequence ATGGCCGACATCGCCGAACTTCCGGGCGAGACCGCCTATCAGAGGGTCGAGAGGTCCGAGGAGTTCCAAGCCCTGCGCAGCAGGTTCCGCCGCTTCGTCTTCCCGATGACGGCGCTGTTCCTCGTCTGGTACTTCGCGTACGTGCTGCTCGCCAGCTACGCGCACGACTTCATGAGCACCCGGATCGGGGACAGCTCGATCACCGTCGGCCTGCTCTTCGGGCTGGGCCAGTTCGTGACCACGTTCGTCATCACCATGCTCTACGCCCGCTGGGCCAACAACTCGCTCGACCCGGAGGCCGACGCCCTCCGTGAGCGCGTGGAAGGGGGAGACCTGTGA
- a CDS encoding YbaN family protein yields the protein MTQLHDARATSWPPAPETGRSRARSVRRAVYNALGMVCVALGVIGVFVPVWPTTGFVILASILFSRANPRMYTWLLTSRMLGPYLQNWYHKTGIPMSYKIRTCVLLWAGLGVSMIFVSTPWLYALLAVVGIAVTWHVFAIRTRRAGPVATADGCAIRDSNPEPAD from the coding sequence ATGACCCAGCTGCACGACGCCCGCGCGACCAGCTGGCCTCCGGCCCCGGAGACTGGGCGGAGCCGTGCGCGCTCGGTGCGCCGGGCCGTCTACAACGCGCTCGGCATGGTCTGTGTCGCCCTGGGCGTCATCGGCGTGTTCGTGCCGGTGTGGCCCACGACCGGCTTCGTGATCCTCGCGTCGATCCTGTTCTCCCGGGCCAACCCGAGGATGTACACCTGGCTGCTCACGAGCCGGATGCTCGGCCCGTACCTGCAGAACTGGTACCACAAGACCGGCATCCCGATGTCCTACAAGATCCGCACCTGCGTGCTGCTCTGGGCGGGGCTGGGCGTCTCGATGATCTTCGTCTCCACGCCGTGGCTCTACGCCCTGCTCGCGGTGGTCGGCATCGCCGTGACCTGGCACGTCTTCGCGATCCGGACCCGCAGGGCCGGCCCCGTCGCGACGGCCGATGGGTGCGCCATCAGGGACTCGAACCCCGAACCCGCTGATTAA
- a CDS encoding 4a-hydroxytetrahydrobiopterin dehydratase yields MEPDVLLSGDQITAMGLPDWRSMYGALEARFRTGDFATGLRLVEQIGVAAEAAGHHPDIRLTYGWVHVLLTSHDAGGKTQRDVDLARQISAAAADVGATADPVTINRIEIALDTADRDAAKEFWKAVLALEDGEAGDDLVDPFGVTPTLWFQDTDPHAEPRQRFHLDVRVPPEEAERRIAAGLAAGGRLVSDDQAPRFVVLADPEGNKVCICTHVTRSH; encoded by the coding sequence ATGGAACCCGACGTCCTGCTGAGCGGTGACCAGATCACGGCAATGGGCCTGCCCGACTGGCGGTCCATGTACGGAGCGCTGGAGGCGCGGTTCCGTACCGGTGATTTCGCGACGGGCCTCCGGCTCGTCGAGCAGATCGGCGTGGCCGCAGAGGCGGCCGGCCACCACCCCGACATCAGGCTCACCTATGGTTGGGTGCACGTGCTCCTGACGAGCCACGACGCCGGCGGCAAGACGCAGCGTGACGTCGATCTCGCCCGGCAGATCAGCGCCGCAGCCGCAGATGTCGGAGCCACAGCCGATCCGGTCACGATCAACCGCATCGAGATCGCGCTCGACACCGCGGACCGCGACGCCGCGAAGGAGTTCTGGAAGGCCGTCCTCGCACTGGAGGACGGTGAGGCAGGCGACGACCTCGTCGACCCGTTCGGGGTCACGCCGACCCTCTGGTTCCAGGACACCGACCCGCACGCAGAGCCCCGCCAACGGTTCCACCTCGACGTTCGTGTGCCTCCCGAGGAGGCTGAGCGGCGGATCGCTGCCGGCCTCGCCGCGGGCGGCCGCCTCGTGTCCGACGACCAAGCGCCACGCTTCGTCGTCCTCGCGGACCCTGAGGGCAACAAGGTGTGCATCTGCACGCACGTCACGCGCTCGCACTGA
- a CDS encoding aminoglycoside phosphotransferase family protein produces the protein MPDPEEPLSGGNVNAVVRVGDTVRRTAGPWTPTIHALLAWVRAHGVDRVPAPLGLDAQGREVLGYVPGVVGGWSQDDWTWAPAVLDDAARVLRAWHDATAAFPRDGMRWRMAAHEPAEVICLNDCAPYNMVGGPDGLVGFIDVDMASPGPRVWDLAYLAYRLCPFAEDAAPPSGVDPHARLAALLSAYDATPSDGAHPTARPVTTDRAAVLAAIPARLVELAEYTDAHAASTGRADLLDHAAMYRRDAARLA, from the coding sequence ATGCCCGACCCCGAGGAGCCGCTGAGCGGCGGCAACGTCAACGCCGTCGTCCGGGTGGGAGACACGGTCCGCCGCACGGCGGGCCCCTGGACGCCCACGATCCACGCGCTGCTCGCCTGGGTGCGCGCCCACGGCGTCGACCGGGTCCCCGCCCCGCTGGGTCTCGACGCCCAGGGCCGCGAGGTGCTCGGCTACGTCCCCGGCGTCGTCGGCGGTTGGTCGCAGGACGACTGGACGTGGGCCCCCGCGGTGCTCGACGACGCGGCCCGCGTCCTGCGGGCGTGGCACGACGCGACCGCCGCCTTCCCGCGCGACGGCATGCGCTGGCGGATGGCCGCGCACGAGCCGGCCGAGGTGATCTGCCTCAACGACTGCGCCCCGTACAACATGGTGGGCGGCCCCGACGGGCTCGTGGGATTCATCGACGTCGACATGGCCTCGCCGGGGCCGCGGGTGTGGGATCTGGCCTACCTCGCCTATCGGCTGTGCCCGTTCGCGGAGGATGCGGCTCCGCCGTCGGGCGTGGACCCGCACGCCCGTCTCGCGGCCCTGCTCAGCGCCTACGACGCCACACCCTCCGACGGCGCGCACCCCACGGCCAGACCGGTCACGACGGACCGGGCGGCGGTGCTGGCGGCGATCCCGGCCCGCCTCGTCGAGCTGGCGGAGTACACCGATGCGCACGCCGCATCGACGGGCCGCGCCGACCTGCTCGACCACGCAGCGATGTACCGGCGCGACGCCGCCCGCCTCGCCTGA
- a CDS encoding GroES family chaperonin — protein sequence MSSSASQSSTSSAPDIPIRMLFDRLLVQPEVDGAERQSSAGLVIPATAVGPKRLAWAVVVAKGEHVRQVSVGDRVLFDPEERAEVEVGGTDYVLLRERDVHGVSQRSEATGATGLYL from the coding sequence GTGAGTTCTTCCGCATCGCAGTCCTCGACGTCGTCGGCCCCTGACATCCCCATCCGCATGTTGTTCGACCGGCTGCTCGTGCAGCCCGAGGTGGACGGGGCGGAGCGGCAGTCGTCGGCCGGGCTCGTCATCCCGGCCACCGCCGTCGGGCCCAAGCGGCTGGCGTGGGCCGTCGTCGTCGCCAAGGGCGAGCACGTGCGGCAGGTGAGCGTGGGGGACCGGGTGCTGTTCGACCCGGAGGAGCGCGCGGAGGTCGAGGTGGGCGGCACCGACTACGTGCTGCTGCGCGAGCGGGACGTGCACGGTGTGAGCCAGCGGTCCGAGGCCACGGGCGCGACCGGCCTGTACCTGTGA
- the trmB gene encoding tRNA (guanosine(46)-N7)-methyltransferase TrmB has product MPDAIPLPDDPPHEAPRSAAGTGEGSGNAADVVGPTFRTQPVSFVRRSGRLTTAQQKAWDTRRDEYLVEVPRAIARTSVDPAWTFDAEAVFGRRAPLVLEIGSGQGENVVAAADAHPEKDFVAVEVYLPGLAQTVVRAGQRRDRRGLTNLRLLQVNAAELLATSLPEGSLDELWVFFPDPWHKSRHHKRRLVTPELAALAARVLRPGGVWRLATDWVEYAEQMREVCEADPHLRNAHGPGAAAPRFEGRVLTAFERKGIAAGRTVTDLEYVRR; this is encoded by the coding sequence GTGCCCGACGCGATCCCCCTGCCCGACGACCCGCCCCACGAGGCTCCCCGCTCCGCTGCGGGGACTGGCGAGGGCTCCGGGAACGCCGCCGACGTCGTCGGGCCCACCTTCCGCACGCAGCCCGTCTCCTTCGTCCGCCGCTCCGGACGGCTGACGACGGCGCAGCAGAAGGCGTGGGACACCCGCCGTGACGAGTACCTCGTCGAGGTGCCGCGCGCGATCGCACGCACGTCGGTGGACCCGGCCTGGACGTTCGACGCCGAGGCCGTGTTCGGGCGCCGCGCCCCGCTGGTGCTGGAGATCGGCTCGGGTCAGGGCGAGAACGTCGTCGCGGCCGCCGACGCCCATCCCGAGAAGGACTTCGTGGCCGTCGAGGTGTACCTGCCCGGCCTCGCGCAGACCGTCGTGCGCGCCGGCCAGCGCCGCGACCGCCGCGGCCTGACCAACCTGCGGCTGCTGCAGGTCAACGCCGCCGAGCTGCTCGCCACGAGCCTGCCGGAGGGCAGCCTCGACGAGCTGTGGGTGTTCTTCCCCGACCCGTGGCACAAGTCGCGGCACCACAAGCGCCGGCTCGTCACGCCCGAGCTGGCGGCGCTCGCGGCTCGCGTGCTGCGGCCCGGCGGGGTCTGGCGGCTGGCCACCGACTGGGTGGAGTACGCCGAGCAGATGCGCGAGGTCTGCGAGGCCGACCCGCACCTCCGCAACGCGCACGGGCCGGGTGCGGCCGCCCCTCGGTTCGAGGGCCGCGTGCTGACGGCGTTCGAGCGCAAGGGGATCGCGGCGGGCCGCACGGTGACCGACCTGGAGTACGTGCGCCGCTGA